In one Fusarium falciforme chromosome 5, complete sequence genomic region, the following are encoded:
- a CDS encoding Zn(2)-C6 fungal-type domain-containing protein has protein sequence MASSSTTAASFEATPDSNPDLPTPTDSHIPASSARPRSCIHCRQRKIKCDRQHPCCHCVRSKLECVFPTGRGRAAKKPRTHLDGLLLDRLHRLEATITSLKKERDLNSPKEAVDSTNSAQSPSLDQVGDPSSGNADVDSPIENQLGRLMIDDTRSYYVSNILWTNLGNEIEELRDMLHESVSEDEDYPPTEVAESTTGPSPGTSGALLGFRSLSHSLKSFHPPLPQSVTLFRLFSENVVPLVHLFHMPTTRRMYWDAVVSDSLDRNTEALLFAIYYSAVISMDEAQCESVTGLTRTSALDKYRFAFEQAMARANFLCTQSMTLLQAVVLFLSALRNEDESRTTWSLTSLAFHIAQAMGLHRDGAVFGLKPLEVELRRRLWWHICLIDIRSSEFHGYEPVARGSSFDTKPPLNINDCDINAQMKDPPPEHEGATEMIFCLIRCEALQSGWKVAYAPPSMRATGSSDNGMSAADREAEPSLLRRRLEEGYLRYCDTSVPFLFLVSIVTRLILARWWLVVHYPARDKRNSDPTLRDELFSTSIEVLEMSVKILTSKAIAHWTWHSKTHIQWQAVALVLSEICSRPPSAECDRAWELVNLVHDRWNMKEPGKKGNLWRPINRLMAKARYVREMQKIDPQGTGHAPNAVPPPIDSVLQAENVQNLFGMEPTNSFLDLSLEGLEADMFDVPADGTWQWDELLAFDDI, from the exons atggcttcatcatcaacaacagccgCCTCTTTCGAGGCCACGCCGGACTCAAATCCCGATCTCCCAACCCCAACCGATAGTCACATTCCAGCATCTTCAGCCCGTCCTCGAAGCTGCATCCACTGCCGTCAACGAAAGATCAAATGCGATCGCCAGCATCCTTGTTGTCACTGTGTCCGGTCCAAGCTGGAATGTGTCTTCCCGACCGGTCGGGGCAGAGCCGCCAAGAAGCCTCGCACCCACTTAGATGGCCTGCTCCTGGATCGCTTACACAGGTTGGAGGCGACTATCACCAGCCTCAAGAAGGAGCGAGACCTGAATAGTCCGAAAGAAGCTGTTGATTCTACGAATTCTGCTCAGTCACCCTCGTTGGATCAAGTTGGGGATCCTAGCTCAGGCAATGCCGATGTTGATTCTCCGATCGAGAACCAACTCGGTCGTCTGATGATTGACGACACCAGGAGCTACTATGTCAGCAACATTCTCTGGACCAACCTAGGAAACGAG ATCGAAGAGCTTCGCGACATGCTACACGAGTCTGTATCTGAAGACGAAGACTACCCTCCTACAGAAGTTGCCGAGTCAACAACAGGGCCATCTCCGGGGACTAGCGGCGCTCTACTCGGGTTCCGATCCCTCTCCCACTCTCTCAAGTCGTTTCACCCTCCGCTCCCGCAGTCAGTCACCCTCTTCAGACTGTTTAGTGAAAACGTGGTGCCTCTGGTGCATTTGTTCCACATGCCGACCACAAGGCGCATGTACTGGGATGCCGTCGTCTCAGACTCTCTCGATAGAAACACAGAAGCTTTGTTGTTCGCCATTTACTATTCGGCCGTCATCAGCATGGACGAAGCCCAATGCGAGAGTGTCACCGGTCTCACACGCACAAGCGCCCTGGACAAGTATCGCTTTGCGTTTGAACAGGCCATGGCTCGAGCAAACTTTCTTTGCACGCAGAGCATGACCCTCTTGCAGGCAGTCGTGCTCTTCCTCTCTGCGCTTCGCAATGAAGACGAGTCACGTACAACTTGGTCTCTAACCTCTCTCGCCTTCCACATCGCTCAAGCCATGGGACTCCACCGAGACGGTGCAGTGTTTGGGCTTAAGCCACTTGAAGTTGAACTCCGTCGGCGTCTATGGTGGCACATCTGCCTCATAGACATACGATCATCCGAGTTTCACGGCTACGAGCCTGTTGCTCGCGGGTCTTCTTTCGACACCAAGCCTCCACTCAACATCAATGACTGCGACATCAATGCTCAGATGAAAGACCCCCCGCCAGAGCACGAAGGCGCTACAGAAATGATTTTCTGCCTGATCCGATGCGAGGCCCTTCAGTCTGGGTGGAAAGTGGCCTACGCACCCCCGAGCATGCGAGCCACGGGCTCATCTGATAATGGCATGTCAGCCGCCGACCGTGAGGCAGAGCCATCTCTTCTCAGAAGGCGACTGGAAGAGGGCTATCTACGATACTGCGACACTTCAGTCCCGTTCCTGTTCCTCGTTTCAATAGTCACGCGGCTCATTCTGGCGAGGTGGTGGCTTGTCGTTCACTACCCAGCGCGAGACAAGAGAAATTCCGACCCGACTCTCCGTGATGAGCTCTTTTCAACCTCGATCGAAGTCCTTGAGATGTCTGTCAAGATCCTCACGAGTAAAGCTATTGCCCATTGGACCTGGCACTCCAAAACACATATCCAGTGGCAGGCAGTGGCACTCGTCCTCTCAGAGATTTGCTCCCGTCCACCGTCTGCTGAGTGTGATCGGGCTTGGGAGCTGGTCAACCTCGTCCATGACCGGTGGAACATGAAGGAGCCCGGCAAGAAAGGCAACCTGTGGAGGCCTATCAACAGACTCATGGCCAAGGCTCGTTACGTCCGGGAGATGCAGAAGATAGATCCCCAAGGCACGGGGCATGCCCCAAATGCTGTGCCTCCACCTATCGACTCTGTGCTCCAGGCAGAAAATGTGCAGAACTTGTTTGGGATGGAGCCTACCAATTCGTTTCTAGATCTTTCCCTCGAAGGGCTTGAGGCTGACATGTTTGATGTCCCGGCGGATGGGACTTGGCAGTGGGACGAATTATTGGCATTCGATGATATATGA